The Granulicella sp. 5B5 nucleotide sequence CTGCTGCTGGGACTTCTCGCAGGCATCTATTGGCTTCTCTGGACAGATGGCCGTGCTGCTGAACGATCACGTGATTGGACAGCCTATGTATGGACTCTGGCATTGCTTATCCTGACAACCTCAACCGTTCGGTCTACGTTGCGGGTGGAGCGGGCCCGGCGACAGGAATATGCTTATCGTCTGCCGCTTGGAGCGACGGGTTTTCTCAACGCAGCCCCGCATCGCGAAGGTATGTTTATCCGATATCTCGCGTTTACCTTTGAAGGCTATCGCTGCGTAACAGTGAACATGCATGATGGTATAAAGACGATCTCGCCGGCCAGTGCGAACGATATACTTTCGTTCGCTGACGAAGGCGACCATACATTGCTGGAGCAAGCTCTAGCTCCGCAATCGGTGATTGTGGACGGAGAGCATCCTTCGGACAGCGTTGTAGTCAACGGGCATGATCCCATGTTCGCCATGGATGGCAAGAGCCTGGCGTTCCTGCGCGACGATCACGGCCGGGGCCGACTCATGATGCGCGATGGTCTTCGTGATGACTCCGCCGAAACAGCACTCACTCCGGCGCGAATGAATGTCTATGAGGCGGCGTACATATCGCCAAAATCCTATGTCTACGCCGCTGCGGACGATGGTGGATATCCGCAGCTATATGCGACCGATGGAACGAGAACGAACGCGCCACTTGGACTTGGGCCATCGCGTTACCCGGCGCTGTCTCCTGATGGAAGATGGCTGGCCTATAGCCACCTGGAGCACGGCGTATGGAACCTCTGGATTCGCGATCAAACTTCGGGGGCACTGCGTCGAGTTGCGGATGTGCCCTGCAACCAAATCCAGGCCGCATGGGAGAACGACTCGAAGACGCTGCTTTATTCGACAGACTGCGGCCGAAGCGTCTGGTTCACCGCGGTCGCCCAGCGCAAAGTCCTTCCGTAGATGAGGGCGGCCATCACAAAATCCCTCGCAGGCATGACCGCTTTGAGCGAAACGATCTCCTAGATGTCGAGCGCCAGCGTCTCGAGCGCTTCGATTCCATCGTTAAGATCTGTGTACTGCAACTCGTACGTCGGCACGTTCGCCAGGGTTTCCAGGATCTGCATATGCTTCGCACGAATCTCTCCGGCGGAGAAGAGTTCGTTCTGCATGCGTTCGGTTGCCGTGCGCAGGGGAAGGGGCGAGAGGTGCGCTCGCGTATCCGGCCGACGCTGCAGGTAAACGATGGCGGTAATCGCAGCCTCGGCCGAGGTGCGCTGGACAGGCAGCGTGGTGACAGACACTTCAATGGAAGGTTTGCCCTCCATTCGAGGCGTAACCTCAAAACGCGAGAGTTCTGGGAGCAGCGACCGGGTCTCCGGACGGAAGCGCATGCGATGCGCATGTCCGATGACCTGCGGCGTCTCCGCATCGTTGATCAGATAACTGGTATCGTCCGAGGTGTAAGTCCAGCCTGCGCGAGCACAGCCATAGGCCAGCGTAGACTTGCCTGCGCCTGAATCGCCGCATAGAAGAATCCCCTTGCCGCGCTTGCTGACGCACGCCGCATGAATGTCGGTTACTACGCTCGCGCCCAACAATAGATATACGATTTTTTCGAGGAAGTTATACCGGACATACAACGGGCGACGGAAGGCCGCTTCGTTCAACCATGCAAAGCTGGTGAGCGTCTTCAAATCGATCATGGCCTGGTTCGCATGGTCGGCGACAAGCGAGTAGAGGTGGTTGTATTCGCGCCGGGCGGGTTCGGGCGGGCACTTCGAAGAGCCGTCCGGCGTAACGCCGATACGCACCTCGATCGGCGTCATTCCCCGGCGTAGACGGCGATGACCAAAGCTCTCCTGTCCGGCGCGCAACACCCGAGGATCGTTCGTCACGATGTCGACGGCATAACCGAGAGGATAAAAGGTCCTCCGCAGGGGAAGGTCCATGTCATACAGCAACGCCTTCTGTGGCTTCTCCGCAATGCCGGCAGCAGCATGAGTTATTGCAGTGCGATCCGCATGGAGGGCCTTCGATGTGGCAGAAGAATCAACGGTGTTCAAAGGGGAAACCTCCTCGCGTCCAGACTGTACTCCGACGAGTTTGCCGCGCGCGAATCACGCGTAGTCATAGCAGATACGCCGAGCATACTGAAAGAATCAGCAGTGCATGTCATCGTCCAGTCATGGAATTGTCAGCGCTCGCGCACTGGTCTTTGGTGAAGCAATAACATCGCGAGCACGCTGAGGAATGACAAACAATTGACAAGCGGCAGAAGATGCCGAGACACACTCCGGCCACCACTGGACTAAGTTCTCCATAGGCCGTATGTGGACCGATGGCGGCAGGAGGGGTTGAGTGAAAAAGTTTACCGAGCTTCGCGCAGATGGACTTACCACAGATCGACTGCGTGAAGAGATTGCGCTGCATGGATATGCGTTGATACGCGACTTGATACCGCAGGGCGCAGTTCGCGGTGTTCTGAACGATGTGACGCAGGAGCTAACACGCGCTGGCTGGCTGGCTCAAGGTCATGATCCGATGGAGCGAGTAACGTTTCCAGAAGCCGCGTGCGGTGATCCTGATCCCTGCTTTAAGCAGGTGTATCAGAGGGTCTTCAATCTTGAATCATTCCATGCATTGCCGCACCATCCCGCACTTCGTCGTGCGATGCAGATGCTCGTCGGGGAATATCTCTTCGTGCATCCGAAACCTATTGGTCGACTCATCTTTCCAAACTGCGAGCGCCTTGTGACACACGCACATCAGGACTATGAGTTCGTGGGCGGAGATCCGGAGTTCTATACGGCGTGGATTCCATTCCACGATTGCCCGCTGGAGCTCGGACCGCTCCGCATACTTGAAGGATCGCATCGCCACGGTATGCAGGAGCATGCGCGAGCGAATCTACACGTTCCGGAGATTCCAATGGATACGGCGATGGGTGATAAGTGGGTTGGCGGGCAGGTCAACGCGGGAGATGTGCTGATCTTCCATAGCCTAACCGTCCATGCGGCGTCTCCAAACCGGACGAACCAGATGCGGCTTTCACTCGATTGCAGATTTCAGGATGCGCAACGTGCATTGAATCCTTCTAACCTGGTTTTTGCCGGCGAGTCAGGAAAGTCCTGGGAGAAGACATATGCCGAATGGCAGTCAGACGATCTGAAGTTCTACTGGAAGCGAATTCCTCTGCGGCTGGAACCATCGCGTGATGAGTTAGTTCATCTTGCGGAAACGGCGAAATCCCCACGTTTGCGCGCGAGGTATATCCGCATGGTTAGCCAACTCGACTAGCAAATCTAGTGAGAACGAAGAGGCGGATGAGTTGCATGACGCCGACAGGCCGATCGCAATCCATCCGCCTTCATTGATGGCGAATAATCCTGATGCATCAGTAAGTACGAACTCGAACCCCGAATGTAGCTGACGTGTACGAGCTCTCGCGAACGGGTCTCTCGTGTGGTCCAGTCATCGGAAAGATCTCATCGTCTGATTCTGGTGATTCCATCCGTTGGCGGTACTGAATCAACTCGGCAACGGTCAGCATTTGCAAGCCGTGCAGATGGCAAAATGGGATCAAATCAGGCACACGCGCCATTGTTCCATCATCATTCATGATCTCGCAGATAACGCCGGCAGGAGTGAGCCCGGCCATGCATGCCAGATCAACTGATGCTTCTGTTTGACCTGGGCGCGCCAGCACTCCACCGGGCCGCGCGCGCAGAGGAAACACATGACCCGGTCGCGCTAGGTCATGAGCGCCTGAAGAGGGGTTGATGGCGGTGCGTATCGTGTGCGCGCGATCTCGCGCGGAGATGCCAGTCGTCACACCAACCCGTGCTTCGACGCTCTCCGTAAATGCGGTGCCGAACTGTGAGGTGTTGCAGGCGACCATCGGATTTAGCTGTAGCTGATCGGCACGCTCTTCAGTCAATGTAAGACAAATGAGGCCCCTGCCGAACTTTGCCATGAAGTTGATCGCTTCTGGCGTGATGTACTCTGCAGCGAGCGTGAGGTCTCCCTCATTTTCGCGATCTTCATCATCGACGACGACGAGCATGTGTCCGCGCGCAAAGGCTTCGAGAGCTTCCGGTACGGTAACAAACGGTGACTGCATGATTCCTCCCGGAAGCGCTTCGTATTTCTTGCGGCATATCCGTCTTTCACGACACTCCATCACGGAGATGCCTACTATCATGACCCTGAGCACCAGCGCGAGTTGTCATTTATTTGTCTCCAATTTGCCGTTATCTGCGTTTATTGAGCGGTGACAGGTTTCTGACAATTCTCCGACCCTCCTCTGACAACAGTCGATGTGCCGGCGCATACCGTCAAAGTGTGCTGACACTCTTCGATCGGCCTCCTTTTGCAGTGCTCGCCCCAACGGCAAGCAGTCGCCGCCGGTCGGCCTACCTGCTGCTATCGAAGCAGCAACGTTTGCTGTACATCCTTCTGATTGCCGCGAGAGTCAGTGTTGGTTTGCTGGACCTTTTATTAGCAGGCTCTCTTTATCTTCTTTTTCTGGTACTGCAGGGGATCGTGCCAAATAATCAATTGTGGTGGCAGCCGCAGTCGGTTCTTCAAGTGTCACTGGTAGCAGGATCCCTCGTCGTTATACGGTCTCTTGCGGATGCCTTGTCGACGGGTTCTCTCCTTAACTTTGTACAAAACATCTACAAGGATTTGCTTCAACGGCTTACGCAGGGTTATAGCGAAGTACGCTGGGAGACTTTTGTTCAATTAAACCGGAGTGACCTTCTCAATCACACGACATACACGGCGCGAGAGGCATCGCAGTTTTACTTGCGTGGCATCGAGTTGATGTCGGCGCAGATCGTTGTTCTGGTGATGGCGGTCGCCGTTGTGGCCAAAAGCCCCACTGGTGCCGTCGGATTGGCTTGCACCCTTGCTTCGTTTTATGCCCTGCACCGCTTCTTCATTCGCGATCGGGTTCACATAGCTGCCGCCATTCGCGAGCAATCCTTCGGAGCCCTGCAGTGTGTACTTTCGGACATGTTTTCGTCGGGGAAAGAAATTCGTATCTACCGCAACCACAGCTTCTTTCAAGCGCAGATTCGTGAACATGCTGACGCGGTAAGCACGGAGAGTGTCCGCTTGTCGCTCCTACCGCAGCTTGCCCGCATCCTGTCGGACCAAGGTGTGCTTTTGATATTTCTCGGACTGTTAGTAGCTGTGCAACTACAGCAAGGGGATGTACGACGGCTACTTGCGATTATCGTCTTCTATTTTGTTCTATCGCGACGAATGCTGCCACTCACGAGTCAGATCTCGTTTCTCGCCGGGCAAATAGATGGTTCCTATGAGAATGTTCGACTTGTGTCCGCAGAGTTAGACGGGTGTTCTCGGCAACGGAATACGCAAGTGCAGTGTGGCAGTCCAGGTCCGGATACGGTACTCGAGCTTGAAGACGTCAGCTTTGGTTTTGAAGAAGAAGTTCAGATTCTACGCAATATTTCTTTTCGGCAGCGACACGGCGAGACAGTTATATTGCATGGCGTCTCCGGCAGCGGCAAGAGTTCGCTGCTGAATATCATCGCAGGGTTGTTGCAGCCGACGGGTGGCGCAGTGCGCGTTGATCGAACGAGGATCGCATATGTGCCACAAGACACGGTGCTCCTGGATGCGTCGATGCGCACCAACCTCCTTTTTGGGTTGGAAGGCAAGAGTGACAAAGATCTCATGCGTGCCCTTACACTCGCGCAACTCGATACGTTTTTAAGTGCACAGCCCGACGGTCTCGACACGAGGGTCGGCGATAACGGAATCCTCTTCTCCGGTGGCCAGCGTCAACGTCTTGGGATTGCACGCGCGCTCGTTCGCGGTGGCACACTATTATTGCTTGACGAGGCCACCTCCGCACTGGACGAAGAAAACGAGTTACAGGTGCTCAAAAACCTGGAAGAAGAAGGTCTCGCGGTTCTGCTCGTCACTCATCGCAAATACGTGCGCTTCTCCGCGCAGCGGGTGTTCAACCTCGAGGGATGTCGACTGGTGGAGCAGATGAGTCCGCAGGCAGAGACTCCGGAGCCAAGTTCAGAGACGATTCTCAACATGGTTTAGTGAATTACGCGAGATTGAGCGGTGTAATAGCTCATTTTATAATCAACAAAGGAATGACATTTCACTTACCCACACATGACACCGGGGCGAACGACGTTGCTTAGTGTCAGTAATCGAGGGCAAAGACTGACAACAAGCTTTGCATCTCTTGCGGTGTGTCACTCCTATGAACAGCATTGAAAAAGCGCAATCCTCCTTAGCACTCCTATTGCTCTTCCTACTTCGCCGGTGGGGCATGCTGTCGACTCTCGCAGTTGCATGTCTTTTGGTGACGACGGCATACGCACAGGACGCATTTGCTCCTCCGCCGACGCAGAGCGCGCCGACCTCCTCCACCGCCGACACTGATGTACAGTCTTCGCCTCTCGGGATCGGAGATACAGGCAGCGACCAGCAGGATACCAGCGCAAGTGCGAGCTCAAGCGTGTTCGCACAACCGTCCACTCTCTCGGCGGATCAGATCATCCAGATACTGCAGCAATCGCCTGACCTCGTCGTCGAAATCAAGTCGCAGGTCGCGGATCGCCTCCAGCAGCAAGGCTCGCAGGTGGATGCAAATGACATTACCGACCAGATGCTCTACAACCAGATCTCGACGAACGCCGACCTGCGCGCCAACGTCAGCACGTTTTTGCGTGCCCGTGGATATGTTTCGCAGGGAGACTTGCAGAGCGAAGGTGCAAGTGCGGGAGGGTTCGGCTCAGAACAAGGAACAACTTTGCCTGGTGACACGAACGCGTCTCAATTGGGCGCGAATGGCGACCTTACGACGACCGGCACGAGCGTGAACGGCACAGCGCTCGGTACGGCGCTGAACGCGAGAAGCACTGCCGGATCGATCTCGCAACGGAACGCCTCGCGCAATCACGAGAACTCCACGACAAGTACCGATGTACCGAAGGTACTGCGCCAGTCAACGCCGTACAACCTGCAGTCGCTCCGCGATCTCTACACTCAGATCCCCGAGCGCGCCATGCACCTGAAGCGTTTCGGCTCAGATGTTTTCCTCAATCGCAATACATCTGCGATGTCGCTTGGCGGTTCAAGCCAGAACACGCCTTTGGATGTACCGCTAGGGCCGGATTATGTGGTTGGTCCTGGCGACACGCTCGCAATCAATGTGTGGGGTGGCATCACGCAAAGTGTCAACCGTGTTGTGGACCGAGATGGCCACGTTCTGTTGCCTGAAGCGGGCTCGCTTCAGGTAGCCGGTTTGTCACTAGGGAGCGCAGAGAACGCAATTGCGGAGGCACTGCAGCGGCAGTACCGCGATGTGAAGGTCTCTGTCACGGTAGCTCGGCTGCACTCTGTGCGCGTATATGTCGTTGGCGATGTCCAGCGGCCGGGCGGGTATGACATCAGTTCTCTAGCCACGCCGCTGAGCGCGCTGTTCGCAGCGGGCGGTCCAACATCGGTCGGATCTTTACGGATAGCTCGTCATTATCGTGGAGACAAGTTGGTGGAGGAGATCGACCTCTACGACTTTCTACTGCATGGCTTGCGCAAAGGAAGTGCCCACTTTGAAAGCGGAGATACGCTGCTCGTGCCGCCGGCCGGGCCACAGGTTGCTCTCTCGGGCGCGGTGAAGCGTCCCGCGATCTATGAATTGAAGGCTGGCGAAACGACCCTTGCGACAGCGCTCGAATATGCCGGCGGTGTGACTGTTGCCGCATCATTGAGCCATATCACGATTGAGCGCATCGACCCGAATCGCCAGCGTGCGACGGTTACACTTAGCGTTCCCGCTAACGGGGAACCGGATGCCGATCGCGCGGCGATCAACCAGTTCGAAGTGTGTGACGGTGACCGCATACATGTCTCGCCAATCCTGCCGTACAGCGAGCGAGTGATTTATGTTCAGGGCCATGTGGTGCGCCCGGGACGCGTGTCCTACACGGACGGAATGCGGCTCTCGGATGTGCTGCATAGCTATCAGGACATGCTGCCTGAACCCGCAGAGCACGGTGAGATTATTCGACTCGTCCCTCCGGACCTGCACGCGGAGACGATCGACTTCAGCGTGCCCGAGGTCCTCATTGGCAACGCGAATATCGTGCTGCAGCCGTTCGACACTGTGCGCATCTTTGGTCGCTACGAGGTCGATAGCCCGAAGGTGACCATCCACGGCGAAGTGTTGCGCGCTGGTGTGTATCCGCTCTCGAAGGACATGACCATCTCGCAGCTCGTGCGCATGGCAGGTGGCTTTAAGCGTGATGCTCTAACTGAGAGTGCGGACCTGACCAGCTATGCCGTGGCAAAGGGAAACCACGTAACCGGAGAGATTACAACCGTGCGCATTGGTGCGGCTGTTGCGGGCTCAGATCCGGGGGCGGATACCGTGCTC carries:
- a CDS encoding aldolase, with protein sequence MNTVDSSATSKALHADRTAITHAAAGIAEKPQKALLYDMDLPLRRTFYPLGYAVDIVTNDPRVLRAGQESFGHRRLRRGMTPIEVRIGVTPDGSSKCPPEPARREYNHLYSLVADHANQAMIDLKTLTSFAWLNEAAFRRPLYVRYNFLEKIVYLLLGASVVTDIHAACVSKRGKGILLCGDSGAGKSTLAYGCARAGWTYTSDDTSYLINDAETPQVIGHAHRMRFRPETRSLLPELSRFEVTPRMEGKPSIEVSVTTLPVQRTSAEAAITAIVYLQRRPDTRAHLSPLPLRTATERMQNELFSAGEIRAKHMQILETLANVPTYELQYTDLNDGIEALETLALDI
- a CDS encoding SLBB domain-containing protein — translated: MLSTLAVACLLVTTAYAQDAFAPPPTQSAPTSSTADTDVQSSPLGIGDTGSDQQDTSASASSSVFAQPSTLSADQIIQILQQSPDLVVEIKSQVADRLQQQGSQVDANDITDQMLYNQISTNADLRANVSTFLRARGYVSQGDLQSEGASAGGFGSEQGTTLPGDTNASQLGANGDLTTTGTSVNGTALGTALNARSTAGSISQRNASRNHENSTTSTDVPKVLRQSTPYNLQSLRDLYTQIPERAMHLKRFGSDVFLNRNTSAMSLGGSSQNTPLDVPLGPDYVVGPGDTLAINVWGGITQSVNRVVDRDGHVLLPEAGSLQVAGLSLGSAENAIAEALQRQYRDVKVSVTVARLHSVRVYVVGDVQRPGGYDISSLATPLSALFAAGGPTSVGSLRIARHYRGDKLVEEIDLYDFLLHGLRKGSAHFESGDTLLVPPAGPQVALSGAVKRPAIYELKAGETTLATALEYAGGVTVAASLSHITIERIDPNRQRATVTLSVPANGEPDADRAAINQFEVCDGDRIHVSPILPYSERVIYVQGHVVRPGRVSYTDGMRLSDVLHSYQDMLPEPAEHGEIIRLVPPDLHAETIDFSVPEVLIGNANIVLQPFDTVRIFGRYEVDSPKVTIHGEVLRAGVYPLSKDMTISQLVRMAGGFKRDALTESADLTSYAVAKGNHVTGEITTVRIGAAVAGSDPGADTVLKPGDILTIHQITGWNDIGQSITINGQVKFPGSYGFHEGERLSSVLRRAGGLRDTAYPEGAVLLREQVREVEEKSRDELIRQIETNSSSARLSPALAGDSGSALQLIKAQQQQALAQLKSNPPTGRMVIHIGADIDSWANTPADVELRRGDVLTIPKRPGFVIVSGEVYNATGLTFTQGKTAKWYLSRAGGTNAAADRKNIFIIRANGSVVGRHSGGWFDADVLSTRLDPGDVVVVPQKIIGASLFWKNLLATAQLASSIGITAGIAAAAL
- a CDS encoding phytanoyl-CoA dioxygenase family protein, which encodes MKKFTELRADGLTTDRLREEIALHGYALIRDLIPQGAVRGVLNDVTQELTRAGWLAQGHDPMERVTFPEAACGDPDPCFKQVYQRVFNLESFHALPHHPALRRAMQMLVGEYLFVHPKPIGRLIFPNCERLVTHAHQDYEFVGGDPEFYTAWIPFHDCPLELGPLRILEGSHRHGMQEHARANLHVPEIPMDTAMGDKWVGGQVNAGDVLIFHSLTVHAASPNRTNQMRLSLDCRFQDAQRALNPSNLVFAGESGKSWEKTYAEWQSDDLKFYWKRIPLRLEPSRDELVHLAETAKSPRLRARYIRMVSQLD
- a CDS encoding ABC transporter ATP-binding protein translates to MLTLFDRPPFAVLAPTASSRRRSAYLLLSKQQRLLYILLIAARVSVGLLDLLLAGSLYLLFLVLQGIVPNNQLWWQPQSVLQVSLVAGSLVVIRSLADALSTGSLLNFVQNIYKDLLQRLTQGYSEVRWETFVQLNRSDLLNHTTYTAREASQFYLRGIELMSAQIVVLVMAVAVVAKSPTGAVGLACTLASFYALHRFFIRDRVHIAAAIREQSFGALQCVLSDMFSSGKEIRIYRNHSFFQAQIREHADAVSTESVRLSLLPQLARILSDQGVLLIFLGLLVAVQLQQGDVRRLLAIIVFYFVLSRRMLPLTSQISFLAGQIDGSYENVRLVSAELDGCSRQRNTQVQCGSPGPDTVLELEDVSFGFEEEVQILRNISFRQRHGETVILHGVSGSGKSSLLNIIAGLLQPTGGAVRVDRTRIAYVPQDTVLLDASMRTNLLFGLEGKSDKDLMRALTLAQLDTFLSAQPDGLDTRVGDNGILFSGGQRQRLGIARALVRGGTLLLLDEATSALDEENELQVLKNLEEEGLAVLLVTHRKYVRFSAQRVFNLEGCRLVEQMSPQAETPEPSSETILNMV